From the Pongo pygmaeus isolate AG05252 chromosome X, NHGRI_mPonPyg2-v2.0_pri, whole genome shotgun sequence genome, one window contains:
- the PABIR2 gene encoding PABIR family member 2 isoform X2 — MAQEKMELDLEPDTSYGGTLRRSSSAPLIHGLSDLSQVFQPYTLRTRRNSTTIMSRHSLLLSSSPNRIPSSRLHQIKREEGLDMVNRETAHEREMQTAMQISQSWDESLSLSDSDFDKPEKLYSPKRIDFTPVSPAPSPTRGFGKMFVSSSGLPPSPVPSPRRFSSRRSQSPVKCIRPSVLGPLKRKGEMETESQPKRLFQGTTNMLSPDAAQLSDLSSCSDILDGSSSSSGLSSDPLAKGSATAESPVACSNSCSSFILMDDLSPK; from the exons ATGGCTCAGGAGAAAATGGAGCTGGACCTTGAGCCTGACACATCTTATGGGGGAACCCTGAGGAGATCCAGCAGCGCTCCCCTAATCCATGGGCTCAG tgaCCTTTCACAGGTTTTTCAACCTTACACACTTAGAACTCGGAGGAATAGTACAACAATTATGAGCCGTCACAGCCTG ttGCTGTCATCCTCACCTAATCGTATTCCTAGTAGCAGACTGCATCAGATCAAAAGG GAAGAAGGCCTGGATATGGTGAACAGAGAAACTGCACATGAAAG ggaaatgcaaacggCAATGCAGATAAGCCAATCATGGGATGAGAGCTTGAGCCTG AGTGATAGTGATTTTGACAAGCCGGAGAAATTATATTCTCCTAAGAGAATTGACTTCACTCCAGTTTCTCCAGCACCTTCGCCCACCAGGGGATTTGGAAAG ATGTTTGTGAGCAGCAGTGGATTGCCACCAAGTCCAGTTCCCAGTCCAAGACGATTTTCAAG CAGGAGAAGTCAGAGTCCAGTCAAGTGCATTAGACCCAGTGTTCTTGGTCCTCTTAAAAGAAAAG GTGAAatggagacagaaagtcagcCCAAGAGACTCTTCCAAGGCACTACCAATATGTTATCTCCAGATGCCGCGCAATTGTCTGATCTTAGTTCAtg TTCAGATATTTTGGATGGCAGTAGTAGCAGCAGTGGCTTATCCTCAGACCCGCTGGCTAAAGGCAGCGCTACCGCAGAGTCTCCAGTAGCATGCTCCAATTCATGCTCTTCGTTCATCTTGATGGATGATCTCTCACCCAAGTGA
- the PABIR2 gene encoding PABIR family member 2 isoform X1 has translation MAQEKMELDLEPDTSYGGTLRRSSSAPLIHGLSDLSQVFQPYTLRTRRNSTTIMSRHSLVSIELLSSSPNRIPSSRLHQIKREEGLDMVNRETAHEREMQTAMQISQSWDESLSLSDSDFDKPEKLYSPKRIDFTPVSPAPSPTRGFGKMFVSSSGLPPSPVPSPRRFSRRSQSPVKCIRPSVLGPLKRKGEMETESQPKRLFQGTTNMLSPDAAQLSDLSSCSDILDGSSSSSGLSSDPLAKGSATAESPVACSNSCSSFILMDDLSPK, from the exons ATGGCTCAGGAGAAAATGGAGCTGGACCTTGAGCCTGACACATCTTATGGGGGAACCCTGAGGAGATCCAGCAGCGCTCCCCTAATCCATGGGCTCAG tgaCCTTTCACAGGTTTTTCAACCTTACACACTTAGAACTCGGAGGAATAGTACAACAATTATGAGCCGTCACAGCCTGGTAAGTATAGAA ttGCTGTCATCCTCACCTAATCGTATTCCTAGTAGCAGACTGCATCAGATCAAAAGG GAAGAAGGCCTGGATATGGTGAACAGAGAAACTGCACATGAAAG ggaaatgcaaacggCAATGCAGATAAGCCAATCATGGGATGAGAGCTTGAGCCTG AGTGATAGTGATTTTGACAAGCCGGAGAAATTATATTCTCCTAAGAGAATTGACTTCACTCCAGTTTCTCCAGCACCTTCGCCCACCAGGGGATTTGGAAAG ATGTTTGTGAGCAGCAGTGGATTGCCACCAAGTCCAGTTCCCAGTCCAAGACGATTTTCAAG GAGAAGTCAGAGTCCAGTCAAGTGCATTAGACCCAGTGTTCTTGGTCCTCTTAAAAGAAAAG GTGAAatggagacagaaagtcagcCCAAGAGACTCTTCCAAGGCACTACCAATATGTTATCTCCAGATGCCGCGCAATTGTCTGATCTTAGTTCAtg TTCAGATATTTTGGATGGCAGTAGTAGCAGCAGTGGCTTATCCTCAGACCCGCTGGCTAAAGGCAGCGCTACCGCAGAGTCTCCAGTAGCATGCTCCAATTCATGCTCTTCGTTCATCTTGATGGATGATCTCTCACCCAAGTGA
- the PABIR2 gene encoding PABIR family member 2 isoform X14, translated as MAQEKMELDLEPDTSYGGTLRRSSSAPLIHGLSDLSQVFQPYTLRTRRNSTTIMSRHSLEEGLDMVNRETAHEREMQTAMQISQSWDESLSLSDSDFDKPEKLYSPKRIDFTPVSPAPSPTRGFGKMFVSSSGLPPSPVPSPRRFSRRSQSPVKCIRPSVLGPLKRKGEMETESQPKRLFQGTTNMLSPDAAQLSDLSSWWCYQGEEIPALTRCVEHLQMNE; from the exons ATGGCTCAGGAGAAAATGGAGCTGGACCTTGAGCCTGACACATCTTATGGGGGAACCCTGAGGAGATCCAGCAGCGCTCCCCTAATCCATGGGCTCAG tgaCCTTTCACAGGTTTTTCAACCTTACACACTTAGAACTCGGAGGAATAGTACAACAATTATGAGCCGTCACAGCCTG GAAGAAGGCCTGGATATGGTGAACAGAGAAACTGCACATGAAAG ggaaatgcaaacggCAATGCAGATAAGCCAATCATGGGATGAGAGCTTGAGCCTG AGTGATAGTGATTTTGACAAGCCGGAGAAATTATATTCTCCTAAGAGAATTGACTTCACTCCAGTTTCTCCAGCACCTTCGCCCACCAGGGGATTTGGAAAG ATGTTTGTGAGCAGCAGTGGATTGCCACCAAGTCCAGTTCCCAGTCCAAGACGATTTTCAAG GAGAAGTCAGAGTCCAGTCAAGTGCATTAGACCCAGTGTTCTTGGTCCTCTTAAAAGAAAAG GTGAAatggagacagaaagtcagcCCAAGAGACTCTTCCAAGGCACTACCAATATGTTATCTCCAGATGCCGCGCAATTGTCTGATCTTAGTTCAtg GTGGTGTTATCAAGGAGAAGAAATTCCTGCCTTGACCAGATGTGTGGAGCATctacaaatgaatgaatag
- the PABIR2 gene encoding PABIR family member 2 isoform X3: MAQEKMELDLEPDTSYGGTLRRSSSAPLIHGLSDLSQVFQPYTLRTRRNSTTIMSRHSLLLSSSPNRIPSSRLHQIKREEGLDMVNRETAHEREMQTAMQISQSWDESLSLSDSDFDKPEKLYSPKRIDFTPVSPAPSPTRGFGKMFVSSSGLPPSPVPSPRRFSRRSQSPVKCIRPSVLGPLKRKGEMETESQPKRLFQGTTNMLSPDAAQLSDLSSCSDILDGSSSSSGLSSDPLAKGSATAESPVACSNSCSSFILMDDLSPK; encoded by the exons ATGGCTCAGGAGAAAATGGAGCTGGACCTTGAGCCTGACACATCTTATGGGGGAACCCTGAGGAGATCCAGCAGCGCTCCCCTAATCCATGGGCTCAG tgaCCTTTCACAGGTTTTTCAACCTTACACACTTAGAACTCGGAGGAATAGTACAACAATTATGAGCCGTCACAGCCTG ttGCTGTCATCCTCACCTAATCGTATTCCTAGTAGCAGACTGCATCAGATCAAAAGG GAAGAAGGCCTGGATATGGTGAACAGAGAAACTGCACATGAAAG ggaaatgcaaacggCAATGCAGATAAGCCAATCATGGGATGAGAGCTTGAGCCTG AGTGATAGTGATTTTGACAAGCCGGAGAAATTATATTCTCCTAAGAGAATTGACTTCACTCCAGTTTCTCCAGCACCTTCGCCCACCAGGGGATTTGGAAAG ATGTTTGTGAGCAGCAGTGGATTGCCACCAAGTCCAGTTCCCAGTCCAAGACGATTTTCAAG GAGAAGTCAGAGTCCAGTCAAGTGCATTAGACCCAGTGTTCTTGGTCCTCTTAAAAGAAAAG GTGAAatggagacagaaagtcagcCCAAGAGACTCTTCCAAGGCACTACCAATATGTTATCTCCAGATGCCGCGCAATTGTCTGATCTTAGTTCAtg TTCAGATATTTTGGATGGCAGTAGTAGCAGCAGTGGCTTATCCTCAGACCCGCTGGCTAAAGGCAGCGCTACCGCAGAGTCTCCAGTAGCATGCTCCAATTCATGCTCTTCGTTCATCTTGATGGATGATCTCTCACCCAAGTGA
- the PABIR2 gene encoding PABIR family member 2 isoform X8, whose translation MAQEKMELDLEPDTSYGGTLRRSSSAPLIHGLSDLSQVFQPYTLRTRRNSTTIMSRHSLVSIELLSSSPNRIPSSRLHQIKREEGLDMVNRETAHEREMQTAMQISQSWDESLSLSDSDFDKPEKLYSPKRIDFTPVSPAPSPTRGFGKMFVSSSGLPPSPVPSPRRFSSRRSQSPVKCIRPSVLGPLKRKGEMETESQPKRLFQGTTNMLSPDAAQLSDLSSWWCYQGEEIPALTRCVEHLQMNE comes from the exons ATGGCTCAGGAGAAAATGGAGCTGGACCTTGAGCCTGACACATCTTATGGGGGAACCCTGAGGAGATCCAGCAGCGCTCCCCTAATCCATGGGCTCAG tgaCCTTTCACAGGTTTTTCAACCTTACACACTTAGAACTCGGAGGAATAGTACAACAATTATGAGCCGTCACAGCCTGGTAAGTATAGAA ttGCTGTCATCCTCACCTAATCGTATTCCTAGTAGCAGACTGCATCAGATCAAAAGG GAAGAAGGCCTGGATATGGTGAACAGAGAAACTGCACATGAAAG ggaaatgcaaacggCAATGCAGATAAGCCAATCATGGGATGAGAGCTTGAGCCTG AGTGATAGTGATTTTGACAAGCCGGAGAAATTATATTCTCCTAAGAGAATTGACTTCACTCCAGTTTCTCCAGCACCTTCGCCCACCAGGGGATTTGGAAAG ATGTTTGTGAGCAGCAGTGGATTGCCACCAAGTCCAGTTCCCAGTCCAAGACGATTTTCAAG CAGGAGAAGTCAGAGTCCAGTCAAGTGCATTAGACCCAGTGTTCTTGGTCCTCTTAAAAGAAAAG GTGAAatggagacagaaagtcagcCCAAGAGACTCTTCCAAGGCACTACCAATATGTTATCTCCAGATGCCGCGCAATTGTCTGATCTTAGTTCAtg GTGGTGTTATCAAGGAGAAGAAATTCCTGCCTTGACCAGATGTGTGGAGCATctacaaatgaatgaatag
- the PABIR2 gene encoding PABIR family member 2 isoform X12, whose protein sequence is MAQEKMELDLEPDTSYGGTLRRSSSAPLIHGLSDLSQVFQPYTLRTRRNSTTIMSRHSLVSIEEEGLDMVNRETAHEREMQTAMQISQSWDESLSLSDSDFDKPEKLYSPKRIDFTPVSPAPSPTRGFGKMFVSSSGLPPSPVPSPRRFSRRSQSPVKCIRPSVLGPLKRKGEMETESQPKRLFQGTTNMLSPDAAQLSDLSSWWCYQGEEIPALTRCVEHLQMNE, encoded by the exons ATGGCTCAGGAGAAAATGGAGCTGGACCTTGAGCCTGACACATCTTATGGGGGAACCCTGAGGAGATCCAGCAGCGCTCCCCTAATCCATGGGCTCAG tgaCCTTTCACAGGTTTTTCAACCTTACACACTTAGAACTCGGAGGAATAGTACAACAATTATGAGCCGTCACAGCCTGGTAAGTATAGAA GAAGAAGGCCTGGATATGGTGAACAGAGAAACTGCACATGAAAG ggaaatgcaaacggCAATGCAGATAAGCCAATCATGGGATGAGAGCTTGAGCCTG AGTGATAGTGATTTTGACAAGCCGGAGAAATTATATTCTCCTAAGAGAATTGACTTCACTCCAGTTTCTCCAGCACCTTCGCCCACCAGGGGATTTGGAAAG ATGTTTGTGAGCAGCAGTGGATTGCCACCAAGTCCAGTTCCCAGTCCAAGACGATTTTCAAG GAGAAGTCAGAGTCCAGTCAAGTGCATTAGACCCAGTGTTCTTGGTCCTCTTAAAAGAAAAG GTGAAatggagacagaaagtcagcCCAAGAGACTCTTCCAAGGCACTACCAATATGTTATCTCCAGATGCCGCGCAATTGTCTGATCTTAGTTCAtg GTGGTGTTATCAAGGAGAAGAAATTCCTGCCTTGACCAGATGTGTGGAGCATctacaaatgaatgaatag
- the PABIR2 gene encoding PABIR family member 2 isoform X10, whose protein sequence is MAQEKMELDLEPDTSYGGTLRRSSSAPLIHGLSDLSQVFQPYTLRTRRNSTTIMSRHSLLLSSSPNRIPSSRLHQIKREEGLDMVNRETAHEREMQTAMQISQSWDESLSLSDSDFDKPEKLYSPKRIDFTPVSPAPSPTRGFGKMFVSSSGLPPSPVPSPRRFSRRSQSPVKCIRPSVLGPLKRKGEMETESQPKRLFQGTTNMLSPDAAQLSDLSSWWCYQGEEIPALTRCVEHLQMNE, encoded by the exons ATGGCTCAGGAGAAAATGGAGCTGGACCTTGAGCCTGACACATCTTATGGGGGAACCCTGAGGAGATCCAGCAGCGCTCCCCTAATCCATGGGCTCAG tgaCCTTTCACAGGTTTTTCAACCTTACACACTTAGAACTCGGAGGAATAGTACAACAATTATGAGCCGTCACAGCCTG ttGCTGTCATCCTCACCTAATCGTATTCCTAGTAGCAGACTGCATCAGATCAAAAGG GAAGAAGGCCTGGATATGGTGAACAGAGAAACTGCACATGAAAG ggaaatgcaaacggCAATGCAGATAAGCCAATCATGGGATGAGAGCTTGAGCCTG AGTGATAGTGATTTTGACAAGCCGGAGAAATTATATTCTCCTAAGAGAATTGACTTCACTCCAGTTTCTCCAGCACCTTCGCCCACCAGGGGATTTGGAAAG ATGTTTGTGAGCAGCAGTGGATTGCCACCAAGTCCAGTTCCCAGTCCAAGACGATTTTCAAG GAGAAGTCAGAGTCCAGTCAAGTGCATTAGACCCAGTGTTCTTGGTCCTCTTAAAAGAAAAG GTGAAatggagacagaaagtcagcCCAAGAGACTCTTCCAAGGCACTACCAATATGTTATCTCCAGATGCCGCGCAATTGTCTGATCTTAGTTCAtg GTGGTGTTATCAAGGAGAAGAAATTCCTGCCTTGACCAGATGTGTGGAGCATctacaaatgaatgaatag
- the PABIR2 gene encoding PABIR family member 2 isoform X7: protein MAQEKMELDLEPDTSYGGTLRRSSSAPLIHGLSDLSQVFQPYTLRTRRNSTTIMSRHSLEEGLDMVNRETAHEREMQTAMQISQSWDESLSLSDSDFDKPEKLYSPKRIDFTPVSPAPSPTRGFGKMFVSSSGLPPSPVPSPRRFSRRSQSPVKCIRPSVLGPLKRKGEMETESQPKRLFQGTTNMLSPDAAQLSDLSSCSDILDGSSSSSGLSSDPLAKGSATAESPVACSNSCSSFILMDDLSPK from the exons ATGGCTCAGGAGAAAATGGAGCTGGACCTTGAGCCTGACACATCTTATGGGGGAACCCTGAGGAGATCCAGCAGCGCTCCCCTAATCCATGGGCTCAG tgaCCTTTCACAGGTTTTTCAACCTTACACACTTAGAACTCGGAGGAATAGTACAACAATTATGAGCCGTCACAGCCTG GAAGAAGGCCTGGATATGGTGAACAGAGAAACTGCACATGAAAG ggaaatgcaaacggCAATGCAGATAAGCCAATCATGGGATGAGAGCTTGAGCCTG AGTGATAGTGATTTTGACAAGCCGGAGAAATTATATTCTCCTAAGAGAATTGACTTCACTCCAGTTTCTCCAGCACCTTCGCCCACCAGGGGATTTGGAAAG ATGTTTGTGAGCAGCAGTGGATTGCCACCAAGTCCAGTTCCCAGTCCAAGACGATTTTCAAG GAGAAGTCAGAGTCCAGTCAAGTGCATTAGACCCAGTGTTCTTGGTCCTCTTAAAAGAAAAG GTGAAatggagacagaaagtcagcCCAAGAGACTCTTCCAAGGCACTACCAATATGTTATCTCCAGATGCCGCGCAATTGTCTGATCTTAGTTCAtg TTCAGATATTTTGGATGGCAGTAGTAGCAGCAGTGGCTTATCCTCAGACCCGCTGGCTAAAGGCAGCGCTACCGCAGAGTCTCCAGTAGCATGCTCCAATTCATGCTCTTCGTTCATCTTGATGGATGATCTCTCACCCAAGTGA
- the PABIR2 gene encoding PABIR family member 2 isoform X5, whose protein sequence is MAQEKMELDLEPDTSYGGTLRRSSSAPLIHGLSDLSQVFQPYTLRTRRNSTTIMSRHSLVSIEEEGLDMVNRETAHEREMQTAMQISQSWDESLSLSDSDFDKPEKLYSPKRIDFTPVSPAPSPTRGFGKMFVSSSGLPPSPVPSPRRFSRRSQSPVKCIRPSVLGPLKRKGEMETESQPKRLFQGTTNMLSPDAAQLSDLSSCSDILDGSSSSSGLSSDPLAKGSATAESPVACSNSCSSFILMDDLSPK, encoded by the exons ATGGCTCAGGAGAAAATGGAGCTGGACCTTGAGCCTGACACATCTTATGGGGGAACCCTGAGGAGATCCAGCAGCGCTCCCCTAATCCATGGGCTCAG tgaCCTTTCACAGGTTTTTCAACCTTACACACTTAGAACTCGGAGGAATAGTACAACAATTATGAGCCGTCACAGCCTGGTAAGTATAGAA GAAGAAGGCCTGGATATGGTGAACAGAGAAACTGCACATGAAAG ggaaatgcaaacggCAATGCAGATAAGCCAATCATGGGATGAGAGCTTGAGCCTG AGTGATAGTGATTTTGACAAGCCGGAGAAATTATATTCTCCTAAGAGAATTGACTTCACTCCAGTTTCTCCAGCACCTTCGCCCACCAGGGGATTTGGAAAG ATGTTTGTGAGCAGCAGTGGATTGCCACCAAGTCCAGTTCCCAGTCCAAGACGATTTTCAAG GAGAAGTCAGAGTCCAGTCAAGTGCATTAGACCCAGTGTTCTTGGTCCTCTTAAAAGAAAAG GTGAAatggagacagaaagtcagcCCAAGAGACTCTTCCAAGGCACTACCAATATGTTATCTCCAGATGCCGCGCAATTGTCTGATCTTAGTTCAtg TTCAGATATTTTGGATGGCAGTAGTAGCAGCAGTGGCTTATCCTCAGACCCGCTGGCTAAAGGCAGCGCTACCGCAGAGTCTCCAGTAGCATGCTCCAATTCATGCTCTTCGTTCATCTTGATGGATGATCTCTCACCCAAGTGA
- the PABIR2 gene encoding PABIR family member 2 isoform X9, producing MAQEKMELDLEPDTSYGGTLRRSSSAPLIHGLSDLSQVFQPYTLRTRRNSTTIMSRHSLLLSSSPNRIPSSRLHQIKREEGLDMVNRETAHEREMQTAMQISQSWDESLSLSDSDFDKPEKLYSPKRIDFTPVSPAPSPTRGFGKMFVSSSGLPPSPVPSPRRFSSRRSQSPVKCIRPSVLGPLKRKGEMETESQPKRLFQGTTNMLSPDAAQLSDLSSWWCYQGEEIPALTRCVEHLQMNE from the exons ATGGCTCAGGAGAAAATGGAGCTGGACCTTGAGCCTGACACATCTTATGGGGGAACCCTGAGGAGATCCAGCAGCGCTCCCCTAATCCATGGGCTCAG tgaCCTTTCACAGGTTTTTCAACCTTACACACTTAGAACTCGGAGGAATAGTACAACAATTATGAGCCGTCACAGCCTG ttGCTGTCATCCTCACCTAATCGTATTCCTAGTAGCAGACTGCATCAGATCAAAAGG GAAGAAGGCCTGGATATGGTGAACAGAGAAACTGCACATGAAAG ggaaatgcaaacggCAATGCAGATAAGCCAATCATGGGATGAGAGCTTGAGCCTG AGTGATAGTGATTTTGACAAGCCGGAGAAATTATATTCTCCTAAGAGAATTGACTTCACTCCAGTTTCTCCAGCACCTTCGCCCACCAGGGGATTTGGAAAG ATGTTTGTGAGCAGCAGTGGATTGCCACCAAGTCCAGTTCCCAGTCCAAGACGATTTTCAAG CAGGAGAAGTCAGAGTCCAGTCAAGTGCATTAGACCCAGTGTTCTTGGTCCTCTTAAAAGAAAAG GTGAAatggagacagaaagtcagcCCAAGAGACTCTTCCAAGGCACTACCAATATGTTATCTCCAGATGCCGCGCAATTGTCTGATCTTAGTTCAtg GTGGTGTTATCAAGGAGAAGAAATTCCTGCCTTGACCAGATGTGTGGAGCATctacaaatgaatgaatag
- the PABIR2 gene encoding PABIR family member 2 isoform X6, with protein sequence MAQEKMELDLEPDTSYGGTLRRSSSAPLIHGLSDLSQVFQPYTLRTRRNSTTIMSRHSLEEGLDMVNRETAHEREMQTAMQISQSWDESLSLSDSDFDKPEKLYSPKRIDFTPVSPAPSPTRGFGKMFVSSSGLPPSPVPSPRRFSSRRSQSPVKCIRPSVLGPLKRKGEMETESQPKRLFQGTTNMLSPDAAQLSDLSSCSDILDGSSSSSGLSSDPLAKGSATAESPVACSNSCSSFILMDDLSPK encoded by the exons ATGGCTCAGGAGAAAATGGAGCTGGACCTTGAGCCTGACACATCTTATGGGGGAACCCTGAGGAGATCCAGCAGCGCTCCCCTAATCCATGGGCTCAG tgaCCTTTCACAGGTTTTTCAACCTTACACACTTAGAACTCGGAGGAATAGTACAACAATTATGAGCCGTCACAGCCTG GAAGAAGGCCTGGATATGGTGAACAGAGAAACTGCACATGAAAG ggaaatgcaaacggCAATGCAGATAAGCCAATCATGGGATGAGAGCTTGAGCCTG AGTGATAGTGATTTTGACAAGCCGGAGAAATTATATTCTCCTAAGAGAATTGACTTCACTCCAGTTTCTCCAGCACCTTCGCCCACCAGGGGATTTGGAAAG ATGTTTGTGAGCAGCAGTGGATTGCCACCAAGTCCAGTTCCCAGTCCAAGACGATTTTCAAG CAGGAGAAGTCAGAGTCCAGTCAAGTGCATTAGACCCAGTGTTCTTGGTCCTCTTAAAAGAAAAG GTGAAatggagacagaaagtcagcCCAAGAGACTCTTCCAAGGCACTACCAATATGTTATCTCCAGATGCCGCGCAATTGTCTGATCTTAGTTCAtg TTCAGATATTTTGGATGGCAGTAGTAGCAGCAGTGGCTTATCCTCAGACCCGCTGGCTAAAGGCAGCGCTACCGCAGAGTCTCCAGTAGCATGCTCCAATTCATGCTCTTCGTTCATCTTGATGGATGATCTCTCACCCAAGTGA
- the PABIR2 gene encoding PABIR family member 2 isoform X11, whose amino-acid sequence MAQEKMELDLEPDTSYGGTLRRSSSAPLIHGLSDLSQVFQPYTLRTRRNSTTIMSRHSLVSIEEEGLDMVNRETAHEREMQTAMQISQSWDESLSLSDSDFDKPEKLYSPKRIDFTPVSPAPSPTRGFGKMFVSSSGLPPSPVPSPRRFSSRRSQSPVKCIRPSVLGPLKRKGEMETESQPKRLFQGTTNMLSPDAAQLSDLSSWWCYQGEEIPALTRCVEHLQMNE is encoded by the exons ATGGCTCAGGAGAAAATGGAGCTGGACCTTGAGCCTGACACATCTTATGGGGGAACCCTGAGGAGATCCAGCAGCGCTCCCCTAATCCATGGGCTCAG tgaCCTTTCACAGGTTTTTCAACCTTACACACTTAGAACTCGGAGGAATAGTACAACAATTATGAGCCGTCACAGCCTGGTAAGTATAGAA GAAGAAGGCCTGGATATGGTGAACAGAGAAACTGCACATGAAAG ggaaatgcaaacggCAATGCAGATAAGCCAATCATGGGATGAGAGCTTGAGCCTG AGTGATAGTGATTTTGACAAGCCGGAGAAATTATATTCTCCTAAGAGAATTGACTTCACTCCAGTTTCTCCAGCACCTTCGCCCACCAGGGGATTTGGAAAG ATGTTTGTGAGCAGCAGTGGATTGCCACCAAGTCCAGTTCCCAGTCCAAGACGATTTTCAAG CAGGAGAAGTCAGAGTCCAGTCAAGTGCATTAGACCCAGTGTTCTTGGTCCTCTTAAAAGAAAAG GTGAAatggagacagaaagtcagcCCAAGAGACTCTTCCAAGGCACTACCAATATGTTATCTCCAGATGCCGCGCAATTGTCTGATCTTAGTTCAtg GTGGTGTTATCAAGGAGAAGAAATTCCTGCCTTGACCAGATGTGTGGAGCATctacaaatgaatgaatag
- the PABIR2 gene encoding PABIR family member 2 isoform X13 translates to MAQEKMELDLEPDTSYGGTLRRSSSAPLIHGLSDLSQVFQPYTLRTRRNSTTIMSRHSLEEGLDMVNRETAHEREMQTAMQISQSWDESLSLSDSDFDKPEKLYSPKRIDFTPVSPAPSPTRGFGKMFVSSSGLPPSPVPSPRRFSSRRSQSPVKCIRPSVLGPLKRKGEMETESQPKRLFQGTTNMLSPDAAQLSDLSSWWCYQGEEIPALTRCVEHLQMNE, encoded by the exons ATGGCTCAGGAGAAAATGGAGCTGGACCTTGAGCCTGACACATCTTATGGGGGAACCCTGAGGAGATCCAGCAGCGCTCCCCTAATCCATGGGCTCAG tgaCCTTTCACAGGTTTTTCAACCTTACACACTTAGAACTCGGAGGAATAGTACAACAATTATGAGCCGTCACAGCCTG GAAGAAGGCCTGGATATGGTGAACAGAGAAACTGCACATGAAAG ggaaatgcaaacggCAATGCAGATAAGCCAATCATGGGATGAGAGCTTGAGCCTG AGTGATAGTGATTTTGACAAGCCGGAGAAATTATATTCTCCTAAGAGAATTGACTTCACTCCAGTTTCTCCAGCACCTTCGCCCACCAGGGGATTTGGAAAG ATGTTTGTGAGCAGCAGTGGATTGCCACCAAGTCCAGTTCCCAGTCCAAGACGATTTTCAAG CAGGAGAAGTCAGAGTCCAGTCAAGTGCATTAGACCCAGTGTTCTTGGTCCTCTTAAAAGAAAAG GTGAAatggagacagaaagtcagcCCAAGAGACTCTTCCAAGGCACTACCAATATGTTATCTCCAGATGCCGCGCAATTGTCTGATCTTAGTTCAtg GTGGTGTTATCAAGGAGAAGAAATTCCTGCCTTGACCAGATGTGTGGAGCATctacaaatgaatgaatag
- the PABIR2 gene encoding PABIR family member 2 isoform X4, producing MAQEKMELDLEPDTSYGGTLRRSSSAPLIHGLSDLSQVFQPYTLRTRRNSTTIMSRHSLVSIEEEGLDMVNRETAHEREMQTAMQISQSWDESLSLSDSDFDKPEKLYSPKRIDFTPVSPAPSPTRGFGKMFVSSSGLPPSPVPSPRRFSSRRSQSPVKCIRPSVLGPLKRKGEMETESQPKRLFQGTTNMLSPDAAQLSDLSSCSDILDGSSSSSGLSSDPLAKGSATAESPVACSNSCSSFILMDDLSPK from the exons ATGGCTCAGGAGAAAATGGAGCTGGACCTTGAGCCTGACACATCTTATGGGGGAACCCTGAGGAGATCCAGCAGCGCTCCCCTAATCCATGGGCTCAG tgaCCTTTCACAGGTTTTTCAACCTTACACACTTAGAACTCGGAGGAATAGTACAACAATTATGAGCCGTCACAGCCTGGTAAGTATAGAA GAAGAAGGCCTGGATATGGTGAACAGAGAAACTGCACATGAAAG ggaaatgcaaacggCAATGCAGATAAGCCAATCATGGGATGAGAGCTTGAGCCTG AGTGATAGTGATTTTGACAAGCCGGAGAAATTATATTCTCCTAAGAGAATTGACTTCACTCCAGTTTCTCCAGCACCTTCGCCCACCAGGGGATTTGGAAAG ATGTTTGTGAGCAGCAGTGGATTGCCACCAAGTCCAGTTCCCAGTCCAAGACGATTTTCAAG CAGGAGAAGTCAGAGTCCAGTCAAGTGCATTAGACCCAGTGTTCTTGGTCCTCTTAAAAGAAAAG GTGAAatggagacagaaagtcagcCCAAGAGACTCTTCCAAGGCACTACCAATATGTTATCTCCAGATGCCGCGCAATTGTCTGATCTTAGTTCAtg TTCAGATATTTTGGATGGCAGTAGTAGCAGCAGTGGCTTATCCTCAGACCCGCTGGCTAAAGGCAGCGCTACCGCAGAGTCTCCAGTAGCATGCTCCAATTCATGCTCTTCGTTCATCTTGATGGATGATCTCTCACCCAAGTGA